The Desulfobotulus mexicanus genome contains the following window.
AACCGTGGGCAACGGCACCGGTCCCATGGTGGATATAGCAGTAGATCCCGTAGAAGGAACCAGTCTTCTGGCCTTTGGCAGACCAAATGCCATCTCCGTTGTGGGCATGGCTCCCTATGACACCATGTTCAACCCCGGTCCCAGTTTTTACATGCAAAAACTGGTGGTACCCCAGGCGGCAAGGGATGTGGCGGATCTGGATGCTCCGGTTCCTGAAAACCTTGAAAAAATTGCCAAAGCCCTTGGCAAGGATGTTGAAGATCTTGTTGTTTTTGTGCTGGACAAACCCAGACACAAGCCTCTCATAGAAGCCATCCGTAAAGCAGGGGCAAGGATTCAGCTCCACACGGACGGTGATGTTGCCGGTGCCCTCATGGCCATAGATCCTGACTGTGAGGTAGATATAATGATGGGAACAGGAGGGACGCCAGAAGGTGTACTGGCCGCCTGTGCCATAAGGGGCCTGAACGGTGAAATGCTCACCCGCCTTGATCCCCAGAGCAGCGAAGAAAGGGAAGCCCTGCACGCAGCAGGCATTGACATGAAAAAGATCCGGTCCGTCCGGGATCTTATCAAAAGTGATGATGTCTTTTTTGCAGCCACAGGCATTTCCGGCG
Protein-coding sequences here:
- the glpX gene encoding class II fructose-bisphosphatase, giving the protein MEIPQRNLAMDLMRVTESAALASARWLGRGDKISGDGAAVDAMRLSFAAVPVEGRIVIGEGEKDEAPMLYNGETVGNGTGPMVDIAVDPVEGTSLLAFGRPNAISVVGMAPYDTMFNPGPSFYMQKLVVPQAARDVADLDAPVPENLEKIAKALGKDVEDLVVFVLDKPRHKPLIEAIRKAGARIQLHTDGDVAGALMAIDPDCEVDIMMGTGGTPEGVLAACAIRGLNGEMLTRLDPQSSEEREALHAAGIDMKKIRSVRDLIKSDDVFFAATGISGGTFLPGVRYTGSGATTDSLVIRGRTGTMRYVRSIHNLKKLQQFSAVNYS